The sequence CCACGCCCAAAACCCATTCCAGAAGTTGGAGATGGTTCAGAAAAACTCGCCGTAACACCAGAATACTACTCGAATGAAAAAGAGTTAATCATCAAAGTCTACGAGGTTCTTCGCGACTACCCCTTCATCATCACCTTTAATGGTGATGACTTCGACCTCCGTTACCTATGTCACCGCGGAGAAAACCTTGGCATTAAGGAAGATCAGAATCCGATTGAACTAGGGAAAGAATTCGCCCTAATGAAAACTGGTGTCCACATCGACCTCTACAAATTCTTTTTCAACCGCTCGGTCCAAACCTACGCATTCGGTCAAAGGTACCACGACATCACCCTCGACGACATTGGCTCCTCCCTTCTTGGTATCGGAAAAATTTTCTCCCAAAAACCGATTTCCGAACTCACATACACCGAATTAGCCAACTATTGCCTAAGAGACGCGGAGCTCACATATCAGCTCACTGCTTTCAACGATAACCTAGTCATGAAATTAATCATGATAATCACTCGAATCGCCAAAATGCCAATGGAAGACGTCACCCGCACAGGGATATCCCAATGGATCCGTAGCCTCCTAAACTTCGAGCACCGCCGTCGAAACTGGCTCATCCCTCGCCCCGAAGACCTCTTCGAACTTAAAGGAATAACTGCTACAAAAGCGATTATCAAGGGGAAGAAATATAAAGGCGCAACAGTAGTTATTCCGGAACCCGGTGTTCATTTCAATGTAGCTGTTCTAGACTTCGCATCCTTATATCCCTCTGTGATAAAAAGATATAACCTCTCCTACGAGACCATTCTCTGCCGACACGGGGAATGTCGCAATAACAAAATTCCAGGTACTCCACATTGGGTATGCAGCCAGCGACGTGGTATATCCAGCCTCCTAATCGGATCACTACGTGATCTAAGAGTGAAATGGTATAAAGTCAAAGCAAAAGATAAACAACTTTCACCCGAACTCCGCAACTTGTACAACGTCATACAGCTTGTTATGAAGGTTTTTCTCAACGCGGCCTATGGTGTATTCGCGGCAGAACATTTTTCTTTATTTTGCCCTTCACTAGCCGAATCAACCGCTGCTGTTGGTAGGTTTGCGATTACTCAGACCATCGAGAAGGCTCAATCTTTGAAGATCCCGGTTTTATATGGGGATACTGATTCAGTTTTTCTTGAAAATCCAAGTAAAGCGCAGGTTGAAAGTCTTGTTTCGTGGTCTGAACAGAGTTTAGGTATGGAATTAGATGTTGACAAGGTTTATCGGTATACGGTTTTCAGTACGAGGAAGAAAAATTATCTTGGTGTTTTTCCGGATGGAAGTGTTGACATTAAAGGGCTTACCGGAAAAAAGCGGAACACGCCTGAGTTTTTGAAGAAAGCTTTCTCTGATATGATTAATATTCTCAGTAGGGTGAAGTCTCCGGAAGAATTTGAGAAGGCGAAGGAGGAGATCAAGGGAATCGTTAAGACATGTTACTTAAAATTAAAGCGTCGTGAATATACACTCAATGATTTGGCTTTTACTATAGTCTTGGGTAAAGGAGTCGATGAATATCGGGAAACAACTCCGCAGCATGTTAAGGCGGCGAAACTTCTCCCGGAGGAGAAAGTTCAGGGTTTGGGTCGAGGAGATGTTATTCGCTTTGTTAAGGTTATTGGTAGAGAAGGCGTGAAACCAGTGGAGTTAGCTTCCCTAAATGAGATAGATGTTGACAAATACATGGAATATGTTGAAACTACATTCGAACAAGTTTTAGACGCACTTGGACTTGATTTTCGGGAAATTCTCGGTTTAACTAGACTTGAATATTTCATGGCCGATCTTGAAGAAAAAACTTGATGTTATTCGAGGCTGTCGATAACCCCTATTCCATGTGGTTTCCACGTTGACTGTAAGAGTTTTGGTCGATCCAAACCAGTGTGCACGCTTAGCAAAAAGGCTTAATGGCGTCGTAATCAAGCCTGCTAAAACATTAAAAATCGAGTCCGATGAAGATCGGGAAAACGCCATCCGCTTACTTTTCTATTACATGGCTATTTGCCACGATACTCGAGGTCTAGAAGGTAGCTTAGATGGGGTACATCGCCGGGGCAGTGACTACTTATATTATGCCCTTAAGCGTCAATGGGATCGGAACCCAGATTTATTCTCCCCAAGCAGTATAGCTCACCTTTCAATTCAAGAATTTCGGTCTTGGTTTTCACCTGATGGAAATCCAAAGAACTGCTTAATTAAACGAGCTGAGGAAAGAGCTCGCCTTCTTCGAGACTGCGGAGCAAAGCTCCTACAATATTACGGAGGGAGAGTTACCGCAATTTTTGATAAAAGTGCTGGATATTTATTACGATCAAATGGCAAGGGGCTAATTGACCTCCTCAAAATTTTTGAGGCGTACAGCGACCCACTTCGAAAGAAAATTATGGTTCTCTTGTTTCTTTTATATGTTGAGGGTTTATTCCAAGTCAAAGATCCAGAAAGTTTAGCCCTAGGAATCGACTACCATCTTCAGCGCATAGCGTTAAGGTCAGGTATAATCAGTTTGAAAAGCCCAGAATTAGCGCAGAAGCTAAAACTGCGACGTTTTGTTACGAAAACTGAAGAATCGGAAATTCGACTTGCGTGTTTGAAGGCATACAATCTCATTGCTAATATCTCCGGGATTTACCCGCTCGACTTAGACGCAGTTTTCTGGCAGATTGGAAGAAACTGCTGTCACTATGACCATCCCCCAATCTGTGGTGGGCGACCCTGTGTAATAAGAGATTGTACTCTCCTTCGGGACATCCAATATTCTTGTCCAGGAACTTGCCTCTTTGATGACGTTTGCTTAGCTAGTTTAGATGCGGAACGTACAAAATTTTTTGAGCCAAAAATTATCACATTCTACTACTAAATGCGCTTTTTTGCCATTTTTCAGATTATCAAGTAAGGTTTTCTTTGGAGATATTATTTCTATGAAAAATCACCTGCACCTAAATGAATGGACGAAAAGCGTGAAATTCTAGGGTAGTGGACAAACTTTAATACTATTCTCTA comes from Candidatus Bathyarchaeota archaeon and encodes:
- a CDS encoding DNA-directed DNA polymerase I, whose translation is MSAKTLEEFGIFKSEKEEAKLSPQLPEEATEKPSVNIPAPEASKELPDSYLVSATYDSQKHAALLKLYEPKTKTLHFWYDNTGHQPYLLTNLSPEELAKISKVASHPGLDHFELVKKYDPLNDQEITLTKVVVKDPLAVGGRVNSLREVIPSERPDAKVWEADIKYYECFMYDRGLVPGMLYKIVDGQLIQADFKPPLKTLKMVSLLFKDEHPEIREAIENWVNLLECPLPEFRRVAVDIEVGTDVPTRVPDPHKAEYPIIAVSLVGSDGMRRILLLKPRPKPIPEVGDGSEKLAVTPEYYSNEKELIIKVYEVLRDYPFIITFNGDDFDLRYLCHRGENLGIKEDQNPIELGKEFALMKTGVHIDLYKFFFNRSVQTYAFGQRYHDITLDDIGSSLLGIGKIFSQKPISELTYTELANYCLRDAELTYQLTAFNDNLVMKLIMIITRIAKMPMEDVTRTGISQWIRSLLNFEHRRRNWLIPRPEDLFELKGITATKAIIKGKKYKGATVVIPEPGVHFNVAVLDFASLYPSVIKRYNLSYETILCRHGECRNNKIPGTPHWVCSQRRGISSLLIGSLRDLRVKWYKVKAKDKQLSPELRNLYNVIQLVMKVFLNAAYGVFAAEHFSLFCPSLAESTAAVGRFAITQTIEKAQSLKIPVLYGDTDSVFLENPSKAQVESLVSWSEQSLGMELDVDKVYRYTVFSTRKKNYLGVFPDGSVDIKGLTGKKRNTPEFLKKAFSDMINILSRVKSPEEFEKAKEEIKGIVKTCYLKLKRREYTLNDLAFTIVLGKGVDEYRETTPQHVKAAKLLPEEKVQGLGRGDVIRFVKVIGREGVKPVELASLNEIDVDKYMEYVETTFEQVLDALGLDFREILGLTRLEYFMADLEEKT